GTGATCGCGTACCAGTCGAGATCCATGGCGAGGGCGACGTTGAGCGTGTCCTCGATCATGCCCAGCGTCTCGCCCGGGAAGCCGATCATCAGCAGCACCCGCGTGTGGATCGCCGGGTAGCGGCGGAACACCTCGGCGGCGCGGAGGAAGATCTCGACCGTGCCCGGCTTGCGGATGCGGGTGAGGATCGTCGGGTTGCCGGACTCCATGCCGAGGTTCACCGCGACGCAGCCGCTGGCGACCATCGCGTCGACCAGCTCGTCGTTGCACGAGGCGGCGATCAGGCCGTTGGTGGCGTCCCAGGTCAGGCCGAGGCGGCGGCGCGCCATGCCCTGGAACAGCGCCATGGCGCGGCGGTGATCCTTCAGCAGGTCGTCGTCCAGCCAGACGATGTGGCGCACGCCCCGGTCGCGCAGCGCCTCGAGCTCGTCGAGCACCGAGTCGACCGGCCGCTGGCGCACGACCCGGCCGTTGAAGTTGGGCACGCTGCAGAACGTGCAGCGGGCGCGGCAGCCGCGGTTCGAGAGGCAGGTGGCGGTCGGCGTGCTCGCCTCGACGAAGGCGTGGAAGATGCCGATCACCCCGAATTCCGACAGGCGGCGGATCTCGGTCAGGTCGAACGCCGGCGTGACGTCGAGCTCCTCGACCGTCGGCCGGCTCTCCTCGAGGAAGCGCGCCCGGGCCGCCCCGTCGCGCACGATCACCTGGCGCAGCGCCTCGATCGGCGCCGCGCCGGCGACGACGCGGCAGAACAGCGGCAGGGCGGTGTCGGCCTCGCGCAGGAACGCGAAGCTGGCCGCCGGCACGTCGTCGAGCACGCGCTCGACGTCGTTGGTCACGTGCACGCCGCCGATCGCCACCGGCCGTCCGGCGGCGGCGGCATGGGCGCACACGTTGCGCAGCGACACGTGCGTCATCGTGAACATGCAGGTGACGCCGATCAGGTCGGGATCGAATTCCGCCAGGGCGCGATCGAGCGCCGCCTGCCAGGTCGCGTCGAGATCGAACGCCGCCTCGTCGTCGCACGCCGCGGCGGCGACCAGCACCTCGTGATTGAGGTTGAGGATGCGCGCCTCGACGCCGCCGCGCTGCAGATGGGCGGCGAGCACGGTGAGCCCGTACGGCGGATAGTTGTGGTAGCGGCCGCGCTTGGCGGTGGCGACGCTGAACAGCCGCGGGTCGGCGTCGGGTGGGTTGACGAGCAGAATGCGGTCGATGCGGCGGCGCGGAAAGCTGCGCCCGAGGATCCCTTCGGCAATGACCCGTTCGGCAATGATCCGTTCGGCAATGACCCGTTCGGCAATGACCCGTTCGGCGATCGCGCGATCGTCGTCCGGGGCGCCGGAGGCGATGGTCGGCACGGGGGGCTCGTGCGCGGCGGTCACGCGACGTCCACGACCAGGCGGGCGCTGAGGTTGCACCAACGGTACTGTTCCGGCCAGCCGATGCGCCAACTGTTGCGGCAGTTGATGTAGCACATCTCGTTGCCGAGGAAGCCGCCGCCGCGGGCGACCCGCCCGGCCTCGCCGGTGGGACTGAGCTGGGCCGCGATCTCCTGCGACGGACCGACCGGATCGGTCACCTCGGCCGGCGTCCGCGCATAGGCGTCCTTGGCGTAGTAGTCGGCGCACCATTCGAAGCTGTTGCCGACGCAGTCGAACAGGCCGTAGCCGTTGGGGGCGTAGGAGGCGACCGGAACCGGGTGCAGGTTGACGTAGTTGCAGCGCGTCGGATCCGCGTCCTCGCTGCCCCACGGGTACTGCATGCCCTCCAGCCCGCCGCGCGCCGCGTACTCCCACTCGGCCTCGGTGGGCAGTCGGTAGGTCCGTCCGTCCAGCTTCGACAGCGCGGCGCAGAAGTCGACGATCTCCGCCCACGAGAGCTGCACCGCCGGCAACTCCGCCGCCAAGCCCTCGCACTCCCTACCCGGATAGGCGTCGGGATAGACCGCCTTCCAGAGGGCGCGGGTGATCGGGAAGGCGGAGATGTAGAAGGGCTTCGAGATCGTCACCCGGCGGTTCGGCAGCTCGCGGGCCTGCACCGCCGGCGAGCCGCCCATGGTGAACGTCCCGGCCTCGATGCGCACGAACGGCAGCTCGGGACGCCACGCGACGTAGCGCGCGTCGTCGCGGATCCGCCGCAGGTTCTCCTCGCGGCGCCGCGGATCGGGCACGACGATGCCGGCTTCGACCGCCGACGGCCGCCGCGCCCCCACCGTGTCGTTCAGCGGCAGGCTGGGAAACGCGTGCGGCTCGACGAGGTTGTACTTGGCGCGGTGGCACAGACCGGAATCCGGGTAGCGATCGAGCACCGACTGCCAGGCGGCGCGCGC
The genomic region above belongs to bacterium and contains:
- a CDS encoding SUMF1/EgtB/PvdO family nonheme iron enzyme, producing MEHGLAEGRKLQRAVILMPVGQGMDNRDTWCPAASFTRANMSHPDVVRLIEQAFVPVRFSMHISGPAVDDAAREFVMKQPGSGPFDTYPPDVFVVSPEAEVLQRFPFDSTTDEIFSALRDVLDRRPDLVPEGGAALPEPTDPVEIALRAMESRYNRNTPDRTWWRNHIPLLFRPEDDGVPSEPPPDPEKAGLVPELEDWLLEHEETHRALAPLARVLLGGARAHAGDMEGARAAWQSVLDRYPDSGLCHRAKYNLVEPHAFPSLPLNDTVGARRPSAVEAGIVVPDPRRREENLRRIRDDARYVAWRPELPFVRIEAGTFTMGGSPAVQARELPNRRVTISKPFYISAFPITRALWKAVYPDAYPGRECEGLAAELPAVQLSWAEIVDFCAALSKLDGRTYRLPTEAEWEYAARGGLEGMQYPWGSEDADPTRCNYVNLHPVPVASYAPNGYGLFDCVGNSFEWCADYYAKDAYARTPAEVTDPVGPSQEIAAQLSPTGEAGRVARGGGFLGNEMCYINCRNSWRIGWPEQYRWCNLSARLVVDVA
- a CDS encoding radical SAM protein — translated: MTAAHEPPVPTIASGAPDDDRAIAERVIAERVIAERIIAERVIAEGILGRSFPRRRIDRILLVNPPDADPRLFSVATAKRGRYHNYPPYGLTVLAAHLQRGGVEARILNLNHEVLVAAAACDDEAAFDLDATWQAALDRALAEFDPDLIGVTCMFTMTHVSLRNVCAHAAAAGRPVAIGGVHVTNDVERVLDDVPAASFAFLREADTALPLFCRVVAGAAPIEALRQVIVRDGAARARFLEESRPTVEELDVTPAFDLTEIRRLSEFGVIGIFHAFVEASTPTATCLSNRGCRARCTFCSVPNFNGRVVRQRPVDSVLDELEALRDRGVRHIVWLDDDLLKDHRRAMALFQGMARRRLGLTWDATNGLIAASCNDELVDAMVASGCVAVNLGMESGNPTILTRIRKPGTVEIFLRAAEVFRRYPAIHTRVLLMIGFPGETLGMIEDTLNVALAMDLDWYAITPLQPLPNTPIYDAMVAQGLIAPVGGLLTYMSGGFGKLDKIDESGGAVVKGFRHAFDEIPHDAVPTQDQIHDIWFYMNYHLNYHRLFHEERPVKIGLMLRQLATLSDKLSPDNALALYFIGYLQWKRDGAVDPRIVFRLRRQLETSAYWRTRFATFGMTADDIARGHFPNAHVPRLRIGADAPADAYPDRKAS